A genome region from Hypanus sabinus isolate sHypSab1 unplaced genomic scaffold, sHypSab1.hap1 scaffold_1217, whole genome shotgun sequence includes the following:
- the LOC132386572 gene encoding N-acetyllactosaminide beta-1,3-N-acetylglucosaminyltransferase 3-like, with translation MRRHRRFHEKVVLGVLIILGLFFMFWDNVRRRETGDVAETVHRKDLPKVVTADATRSVLKPKCHANTTLLHLSSFHQENEHIKNFLLYKHCREFDMIENVPDKCGGREGSHNVFLLLVIKSDPFNQDRREVVRKTWGKEREFNGVLIKRVFISGVSPDQKESRKLNQLLAMENREHRDVLQWDFLDTFFNLTLKQYKLVQWVSEYCPSAKFIFNGDDDVFANTDNMVDYLLGMKVLQHLFVGHLIYGVGPIREKWSKYYVPEIVTTIKSYPPYAGGGGILMSVHTAHIIYHIAQDLELFPIDDVFLGMCLAKAGLAPRSHSGFRIAGISVPSPQDESFNPCYYRELLLVHRFRPFELLLMWDAVHDANLKCARAPQKSASTERTT, from the coding sequence ATGAGAAGACATCGGCGATTCCATGAGAAAGTAGTGCTGGGTGTTCTGATTATTCTGGGATTGTTCTTCATGTTCTGGGATAATGTCCGACGTCGAGAGACTGGTGATGTTGCAGAAACTGTTCATCGCAAAGATCTGCCCAAGGTTGTTACAGCTGATGCAACTAGATCAGTGCTCAAGCCAAAGTGCCACGCGAACACGACATTGCTGCACCTGTCCTCATTTCATCAAGAGAACGAGCACATTAAAAACTTCTTGTTGTATAAACACTGTCGAGAATTTGACATGATTGAAAATGTCCCAGATAAATGTGGTGGTCGAGAAGGATCTCACAATGTCTTCCTGCTCCTGGTGATCAAATCTGACCCTTTCAACCAGGATCGGCGGGAAGTGGTCAGGAAGACCTGGGGCAAAGAACGCGAATTCAATGGGGTCCTAATTAAGAGAGTATTTATCTCTGGTGTCTCTCCTGACCAAAAAGAAAGCAGGAAATTGAATCAGCTGTTAGCCATggaaaacagagaacacagagatgTTCTACAATGGGATTTCTTGGATACCTTTTTCAACCTCACCCTCAAACAATACAAGTTGGTGCAGTGGGTCAGTGAATATTGCCCCAGTGCTAAGTTCATCTTCAATGGAGATGATGATGTCTTTGCCAATACCGATAACATGGTTGATTATTTGCTAGGCATGAAGGTTCTCCAACACCTGTTTGTGGGCCATCTCATTTATGGGGTTGGGCCTATTCGCGAGAAGTGGAGCAAGTATTATGTGCCAGAAATAGTGACCACCATCAAGTCGTACCCACCATACGCTGGTGGAGGGGGGATACTTATGTCTGTGCATACAGCTCATATCATTTACCACATAGCCCAAGACCTTGAACTATTCCCCATTGATGACGTATTTTTGGGGATGTGTCTGGCCAAGGCTGGACTAGCCCCACGCTCCCATAGCGGATTCAGGATAGCTGGAATCAGTGTTCCTTCACCCCAAGATGAATCTTTCAATCCTTGCTATTACCGTGAGTTGCTGCTAGTGCACCGTTTTCGGCCTTTCGAACTGCTACTGATGTGGGATGCGGTGCATGATGCCAATCTGAAGTGTGCTCGTGCTCCCCAGAAGTCTGCATCCACGGAAAGGACCACATGA